One Gossypium raimondii isolate GPD5lz chromosome 3, ASM2569854v1, whole genome shotgun sequence genomic window carries:
- the LOC105795407 gene encoding E3 ubiquitin-protein ligase BOI produces MAIQAQLYSDNIGFPLCNSYDYNGGNGNGGFNSFHFGPQWKPQLQFQEQLQNHEIDEFIKSQDERLRLLLQEQRNQQVSTMVTKLESKASFLEEEITKAKNRTMELQILMNKLEMENQTWQRVAQENEAMVVSLNNMLQQLQQQLDNGVDDAGSCCEEAEENRGFGVVERTMMVCKCCDSRNSCVLFLPCRHLCTCKDCAAFLDCCPVCRTVKKASIEALVS; encoded by the exons ATGGCCATACAAGCTCAGTTATATTCAGATAATATTGGTTTCCCATTATGCAATTCCTACGATTATAATGGTGGCAATGGTAATGGTGgtttcaattcatttcattttggtcctcAATGGAAACCACAGCTACAATTTCAAGAACAGCTTCAAAATCATGAGATTGACGAGTTCATCAAATCACAg gaTGAGAGATTGAGATTATTATTACAAGAACAAAGAAACCAACAAGTTTCAACCATGGTGACAAAGCTTGAATCCAAGGCATCTTTTTTAGAAGAAGAGATCACAAAGGCCAAAAACAGAACAATGGAGcttcaaattttaatgaataagctAGAAATGGAGAACCAAACATGGCAAAGAGTGGCACAAGAGAATGAAGCCATGGTTGTCTCTTTGAACAACATGCTCCAACAATTACAGCAGCAATTAGACAATGGTGTCGATGATGCAGGGTCTTGTTGTGAAGAAGCAGAGGAAAACAGAGGATTTGGTGTCGTTGAAAGGACAATGATGGTGTGTAAATGTTGTGATTCTCGAAATTCCTGCGTTTTGTTCCTTCCTTGCAGACATCTTTGTACATGTAAGGATTGTGCAGCTTTTCTTGATTGTTGCCCTGTTTGTAGAACAGTAAAGAAAGCTAGTATTGAAGCTTTGGTTTCTTAG
- the LOC105795408 gene encoding probable aquaporin PIP2-8: MSKEVTEEGQSRKDYVDPPPAQLVDINELKLWSFYRALIAEFIATLLFLYVTIATVIGHKKQHDACNGVGLLGIAWSFGGMIFILVYCTAGISGGHINPAVTFGLFLARKVSLIRAVTYMVAQCLGAICGVGLVKAFMNHEYTTLGGGANTVATGYNKGTALGAEIIGTFVLVYTVFSATDPKRNARDSHVPVLAPLPIGFAVFMVHLATIPITGTGINPARSFGAAVIYNNGKAWDDHWIFWVGPFVGAVAAAAYHQYILRAAAIKALGSFRSNPTN; this comes from the exons ATGTCCAAGGAAGTGACTGAAGAAGGGCAGAGCCGAAAGGACTATGTAGACCCACCACCAGCACAGCTGGTGGACATTAACGAGCTCAAGCTCTGGTCATTTTACAGAGCTCTCATCGCCGAGTTCATAGCCACACTCCTTTTTCTCTACGTCACAATAGCCACCGTAATCGGCCACAAGAAACAACACGATGCGTGCAATGGAGTTGGTCTTTTAGGCATTGCATGGTCTTTCGGTGGGATGATCTTTATCCTCGTTTATTGCACCGCCGGTATCTCAGGTGGTCACATTAACCCGGCCGTAACTTTCGGGTTGTTTTTAGCCCGTAAAGTGTCACTAATAAGAGCTGTTACTTACATGGTAGCTCAATGCCTGGGTGCTATATGTGGTGTTGGGCTAGTCAAAGCTTTTATGAACCATGAATACACCACCCTCGGCGGTGGTGCTAACACCGTGGCTACAGGCTATAACAAGGGAACCGCTTTGGGAGCTGAGATTATTGGTACTTTCGTGCTTGTTTACACTGTGTTTTCAGCTACTGATCCTAAGAGAAATGCCCGTGATTCCCATGTCCCT GTGTTGGCTCCACTTCCTATAGGGTTTGCAGTGTTCATGGTTCATTTGGCTACTATCCCCATTACCGGAACTGGTATTAACCCTGCTAGGAGCTTTGGTGCTGCTGTTATTTACAACAATGGCAAAGCCTGGGATGACCAT TGGATTTTCTGGGTTGGTCCATTTGTTGGAGCTGTTGCAGCAGCTGCATATCATCAGTATATCCTTCGAGCTGCTGCTATCAAGGCTTTGGGGTCCTTCCGCAGTAACCCCACCAACTAA
- the LOC105795409 gene encoding uncharacterized protein LOC105795409: protein MDGNGRVHPDCPNAANPYHECGGLCLEKIAEGKGPKAKETKKSLSSKFLDASRSFGRRKKGSDSLLRSPKALETTPAIGAVYPGGPRSPRSHFSRKKMEAENGESYSSSEQHSGEIYSQDQSFEKAPIEYSQPLHMSGKITPPADTPTKFTQTEKVKDSPKISSDANMNDEKVNAISSAFSFLIGQDHEESDDEAEEVESVISDSCVSVGKYHVKASISTILQSIFEKYGDIAANCQLESASMRAYYLECLCAVIQELHSIPFKQLTKAKIKEMFAVLKDVESAHIDVDWLRALLNEISEALELVNQRQTFEAKKTKYNQSLESVRKELESKMDELAQKEKEAADAREQVAETKARLDEIEHQCSELDKTISTIASITDKFQGKSLADEIL from the exons ATGGATGGGAATGGAAGAGTTCACCCAGATTGTCCTAATGCTGCAAATCCCTACCATGAATGTGGTGGACTCTGCTTAGAGAAGATTGCTGAAGGCAAAGGACCAAAGgcaaaagaaactaaaaagtCATTAA GTTCAAAATTTCTTGATGCTTCCAGAAGCTTTGGCCGGAGAAAGAAGGGATCCGACTCTCTGCTGAGATCCCCTAAAGCACTCGAGACTACCCCTGCAATAGGTGCAGTTTATCCTGGTGGCCCTAGGTCACCTCGTTCTCAtttttctagaaagaaaatggaagcaGAAAACGGTGAGTCGTATTCATCTTCCGAACAGCACTCTGGCGAGATATATTCCCAAGATCAATCATTCGAGAAGGCGCCAATTGAGTACTCTCAGCCACTACATATGTCTGGGAAAATCACG CCTCCTGCCGATACACCGACCAAATTTACACAAACAGAGAAGGTAAAAGATTCCCCGAAGATAAGTTCCGATGCAAATATGAACGATGAGAAAGTAAATGCCATTAGCTCGGCTTTTAGTTTCTTAATCGGCCAAGATCACGAAGAGAGCGACGATGAGGCGGAAGAAGTCGAATCCGTTATCTCCGATTCATGTGTATCGGTCGGAAAATACCATGTCAAAGCAAGCATCTCCACGATCCTACAATCGATTTTCGAAAAATACGGAGACATAGCAGCTAATTGTCAACTAGAATCGGCTTCGATGCGTGCTTATTACTTAGAATGCTTGTGTGCCGTAATTCAAGAGCTACATTCCATCCCATTCAAGCAACTAACTAAagcaaaaataaaggaaatgttCGCCGTTCTCAAAGACGTAGAATCCGCTCACATCGACGTTGATTGGCTTCGTGCTTTACTCAACGAAATCTCAGAAGCTCTCGAGCTTGTTAATCAACGTCAAACTTTCGAAGCCAAGAAGACCAAGTACAATCAGTCTTTAGAGTCGGTAAGGAAAGAGCTAGAGTCGAAAATGGACGAACTagctcaaaaagaaaaagaagctgCGGATGCTCGAGAACAAGTGGCGGAAACCAAGGCTCGTTTAGACGAAATCGAGCACCAGTGTTCGGAATTGGACAAAACAATTTCGACCATAGCGTCGATTACGGATAAATTTCAGGGCAAATCTTTGGCTGATGAGATCTTGTAA